One Natrinema longum genomic window carries:
- the ddh gene encoding D-2-hydroxyacid dehydrogenase — protein sequence MRFELERLGVHESVEAVFPPAELAASLSHLPAEVAVIGDDEIAGCDAVVTLEHREAFLEVEWVHSIQAGVDRFPFDEFEDHDVILTNSTGIHDRTVGETVAGYLLMFARRLHDHVANQQERRWDRPEWDAAFTLPGSTACVVGTGTLGKGVAETLGGLGVRVTGVRRSGDPVPGFDEIYTTDRLLEAIADAEFVIVTVPLTDETHHLFDAEAFDAMRDDAYFVNVARGSVVDEPALIDALEADALAGAALDVFEAEPLPEDSPLWGMDEVIISPHCAAYTRDYFRDTGDIVRENVDRLADGAEFHNRVV from the coding sequence ATGCGATTCGAACTCGAGCGACTCGGCGTCCACGAGTCAGTCGAAGCGGTGTTTCCGCCGGCTGAACTGGCGGCGTCTCTCTCTCACCTGCCGGCGGAGGTCGCAGTAATCGGCGACGACGAAATCGCTGGCTGTGATGCAGTGGTCACGCTCGAGCACCGCGAGGCCTTCCTCGAGGTGGAGTGGGTCCACTCGATTCAGGCGGGCGTCGATCGGTTCCCGTTCGACGAGTTCGAGGACCACGACGTGATTCTCACGAACAGCACGGGCATTCACGACCGAACCGTCGGCGAGACGGTCGCGGGGTATCTCCTCATGTTCGCCCGGCGGCTGCACGATCACGTCGCGAACCAGCAAGAGCGCCGGTGGGACCGCCCCGAGTGGGACGCGGCCTTCACGCTACCGGGGTCGACGGCCTGCGTCGTCGGCACCGGGACTCTCGGCAAGGGCGTCGCCGAAACCCTCGGCGGGCTCGGCGTCCGCGTGACCGGGGTTCGACGCTCCGGCGACCCCGTCCCCGGCTTCGACGAAATCTACACGACCGACCGCCTCCTCGAGGCGATCGCCGACGCCGAGTTCGTGATCGTCACCGTCCCACTGACCGACGAGACCCACCACCTCTTCGACGCGGAGGCGTTCGACGCCATGCGCGACGACGCCTACTTCGTGAACGTCGCCCGAGGCTCCGTCGTCGACGAACCGGCGCTGATCGACGCCCTCGAGGCTGACGCGCTCGCGGGAGCCGCTCTGGACGTCTTCGAGGCGGAGCCCCTGCCCGAGGACTCACCGCTGTGGGGGATGGACGAGGTGATTATTTCGCCCCACTGCGCCGCCTACACCCGCGACTACTTCCGGGACACCGGCGATATCGTCCGCGAGAACGTCGATCGACTCGCGGACGGCGCGGAATTCCACAACCGCGTGGTCTGA
- a CDS encoding TIGR00341 family protein — protein MRLVQLTVPTGKRETILEILDERKIDYVVTDEISSREYTAVVYFPLPDAAVEPVLDEIQNAGIEEDAYTVVVDAETVVSRRFQALRDEYEDGDVGSDRISRQELQAEADDLTPSFPVYVVMTVISAVVATAGLLLDSPAVVVGSMVIAPLIGPALGASVGTVIDDEELFVESVTYQIVGVVVAIAAAAIFAVLVRSLNIVPPDLVLSSVGEISERLAPDLLSLAIALGAGVAGVVSIATGTSVALVGVMIAAALIPPAGVAGITLAWGQPTAAIGATVLVLVNLLSVNLAGLLTLWYAGYRPENLFDLGETEQRLRQRIVGLVVIVLIFAVFLGGITYASYESGNFEQDAREEVETVLSQDRYENYQLLEFQVVMDDNYPFRNAERVIVTIGGPPDQSAPELADTFHERINGHADQPINVEVRYVGVLERGNQ, from the coding sequence GTGCGTCTCGTACAGTTGACGGTGCCGACGGGGAAGCGAGAGACGATCCTCGAGATTCTCGACGAGCGGAAGATCGATTACGTCGTGACCGACGAGATCAGCAGCCGGGAGTATACGGCGGTCGTCTACTTCCCACTGCCGGATGCCGCCGTCGAGCCGGTACTCGACGAGATACAGAACGCCGGGATCGAGGAGGACGCGTACACGGTCGTCGTCGACGCGGAGACGGTCGTTTCCAGGCGATTTCAGGCACTTCGAGACGAGTACGAGGACGGTGACGTCGGATCGGACCGGATTTCACGCCAGGAGCTGCAGGCGGAGGCCGACGATCTGACGCCGAGCTTCCCCGTCTACGTGGTGATGACGGTCATCAGCGCGGTCGTCGCGACCGCGGGGCTGTTACTGGACTCGCCGGCGGTCGTCGTCGGATCGATGGTGATCGCGCCGCTGATCGGTCCGGCGCTGGGGGCGAGCGTCGGCACGGTGATCGACGACGAGGAACTGTTCGTCGAAAGCGTCACGTACCAGATCGTCGGCGTCGTGGTCGCGATCGCGGCGGCGGCGATCTTCGCGGTGCTAGTTCGGTCCCTGAACATCGTCCCGCCGGACCTCGTCCTCTCGAGCGTCGGCGAGATATCCGAACGGCTCGCGCCGGACTTGCTTTCGCTCGCGATCGCCCTCGGTGCCGGTGTCGCGGGGGTCGTGAGCATCGCGACGGGAACGTCCGTTGCGCTCGTCGGCGTGATGATCGCGGCAGCGTTGATTCCGCCCGCCGGCGTCGCGGGTATCACGCTCGCGTGGGGCCAGCCGACGGCCGCGATCGGCGCGACGGTACTCGTCCTCGTCAACCTGCTCTCCGTGAACCTCGCGGGCCTGTTGACGCTGTGGTACGCCGGGTATCGCCCGGAGAACCTGTTCGACCTCGGCGAAACGGAACAGCGCCTTCGCCAGCGGATCGTCGGCCTCGTCGTCATCGTCCTGATCTTCGCGGTGTTCCTCGGCGGGATCACGTACGCCTCCTACGAGTCGGGGAACTTCGAACAGGACGCTCGCGAGGAAGTGGAGACGGTCCTCTCACAGGACCGGTACGAGAACTATCAGCTCCTCGAGTTCCAGGTCGTGATGGACGACAACTACCCGTTCCGGAACGCCGAGCGGGTGATCGTGACGATCGGCGGCCCGCCTGATCAATCGGCACCCGAACTGGCCGACACCTTCCACGAGCGGATCAACGGCCACGCCGACCAGCCGATCAACGTCGAGGTCAGGTACGTCGGGGTCCTCGAGCGGGGGAACCAGTAG
- a CDS encoding DUF5518 domain-containing protein translates to MTNWRAVFVGFLVATVLGIVGLVVPGIGQLVAGLIGGFVAGYMAGGGLGSGFWHGLLAGSLGGIIGGLLVGITVGVAGLALGPIGGAISGAAGLGIVAFAVAVSLIMALESAIAGVAGAAVRS, encoded by the coding sequence ATGACAAACTGGCGTGCCGTCTTCGTGGGCTTTCTCGTCGCGACGGTGCTCGGAATCGTCGGCCTCGTCGTGCCCGGAATCGGCCAGCTCGTCGCGGGGCTGATCGGCGGCTTCGTCGCCGGCTACATGGCCGGCGGCGGCCTCGGGAGCGGCTTCTGGCACGGATTGCTCGCCGGCTCGCTCGGCGGCATCATCGGCGGACTGCTCGTCGGCATCACCGTCGGCGTCGCCGGCCTCGCGCTCGGTCCGATCGGCGGGGCGATCTCCGGGGCTGCCGGGCTCGGAATCGTCGCGTTCGCCGTCGCGGTCTCGCTGATCATGGCCCTCGAGAGTGCGATTGCCGGCGTCGCCGGTGCTGCGGTCCGTTCCTGA
- a CDS encoding GNAT family N-acetyltransferase: MSSDADPSIEIRRATHDDYDAVVGFTSDLWPEHGGDYIPRIYHDWLEDEPGQGKKTLLAEVDGEVAGLVQGVMLSPDEAWFQGMRVAADYRRQGVSHRLNEAIFEWAREQGATIGRVMIFSWNAASLGAARASGYEPITEFRFAHPEPDSDAEGPHRVSSDPTAAWRYWTHSDAREHLTGLGLAPEESWAVRELTRDDFDRLADETAVFAVEDGDGLAGTAYRSRTYDRELEADADAATGAATTETWAEYGVAAWDDVDAARSLFAAIDRDAADCGADETRVLIPETTRYVTDSPYANADLSEEPDFVLGIDLTGE; encoded by the coding sequence ATGTCATCTGATGCCGACCCCTCCATCGAGATCCGCCGCGCAACTCACGACGATTACGACGCCGTCGTCGGATTCACCAGCGACCTCTGGCCCGAGCACGGCGGCGACTACATCCCGCGGATCTACCACGACTGGCTCGAGGACGAGCCCGGCCAGGGAAAAAAGACCCTCCTCGCGGAAGTCGACGGCGAGGTCGCGGGGCTCGTCCAGGGAGTCATGCTGTCGCCCGACGAAGCCTGGTTTCAGGGGATGCGCGTCGCGGCCGACTACCGTCGGCAGGGCGTGAGCCACCGCCTGAACGAGGCGATCTTCGAGTGGGCCCGCGAGCAGGGAGCGACGATCGGCCGCGTGATGATCTTCTCGTGGAACGCGGCGTCGCTGGGCGCAGCGCGAGCCAGCGGCTACGAACCGATCACCGAGTTCCGCTTCGCCCACCCGGAGCCGGATTCGGACGCCGAGGGGCCACATCGGGTCTCGAGCGATCCGACGGCGGCCTGGCGGTACTGGACCCACAGCGACGCCCGCGAACATCTCACCGGGCTCGGACTCGCGCCGGAGGAATCGTGGGCCGTCCGGGAACTCACGCGGGACGATTTCGACCGATTGGCCGACGAGACGGCCGTCTTCGCGGTCGAGGACGGCGACGGACTCGCCGGCACGGCCTACCGATCGCGAACGTACGACCGAGAACTCGAGGCGGACGCGGACGCCGCGACCGGAGCCGCGACGACGGAGACGTGGGCCGAATACGGCGTCGCGGCGTGGGACGACGTCGACGCCGCGCGGTCGTTGTTCGCCGCGATCGACCGCGACGCGGCCGACTGCGGGGCCGACGAGACGCGTGTACTAATCCCCGAAACGACCCGGTACGTGACCGACTCCCCCTACGCGAACGCGGATCTCTCCGAGGAGCCGGATTTCGTGCTCGGGATCGACCTCACGGGCGAGTGA
- the engB gene encoding GTP-binding protein EngB, which yields MIDFDTRPNRDAEVALVGRSNVGKSTLMRELTGHSFDTGGKPGVTRSPNHYDWAPEDFVITDLPGFGFMSGVDEDLREEIKTEIVHYLEEYADDILVAILVVDGKSVVDIIDRHSGPDEIPYDVEMFHFLRELDVPTVVAVNKMDKVDDEDERLDDLCDRLGLYPPWKQWQDTVAPISAKRGQLEPLTEAVRSHLHEQQRDDLFKFF from the coding sequence ATGATCGATTTCGATACGCGGCCCAACCGAGACGCCGAAGTGGCACTCGTCGGGCGCTCGAACGTGGGGAAATCCACGCTCATGCGCGAGCTGACCGGCCACAGTTTCGATACCGGCGGGAAACCCGGGGTCACTCGCTCGCCCAACCACTACGACTGGGCACCCGAGGACTTCGTCATCACCGACCTCCCCGGCTTCGGCTTCATGAGCGGCGTCGACGAGGACCTCCGCGAGGAGATCAAGACCGAGATCGTCCACTACCTCGAGGAGTACGCCGACGACATCCTCGTCGCGATTCTGGTCGTCGACGGCAAGAGCGTCGTCGATATCATCGACCGCCACTCGGGTCCCGACGAGATCCCCTACGACGTCGAGATGTTCCACTTCCTGCGGGAGCTGGACGTGCCGACGGTCGTCGCCGTCAACAAGATGGACAAGGTCGACGACGAGGACGAACGGCTCGACGATCTCTGCGACCGCCTCGGCCTCTACCCGCCGTGGAAGCAGTGGCAAGACACCGTCGCCCCCATCAGCGCCAAACGCGGCCAGCTCGAGCCACTCACCGAGGCCGTTCGATCCCACCTGCACGAGCAACAGCGGGACGATCTGTTCAAGTTCTTCTAA
- the gatD gene encoding Glu-tRNA(Gln) amidotransferase subunit GatD, with protein MNPGDRVRVDRADRTYEGVLLPSSTDDHLVVKLEGGYNVGVDREGADVSVLAEDVYEIDGTDSTGTEETGSAIEFDDDLPTISLISTGGTIASTVDYRTGAVTAQFDAEDVLRAVPDLAGRANYRGRVVANILSENMEPPIWQDLAHAVHEEIAAGADGVVVMHGTDTMQYSASVLSFMLETPVPIVFTGSQRSADRPSSDNVMNAVSAVEAAKSDCAEVMVCMHASESDDRCALHRGTRVRKNHTSRRDAFETVGAEPLGEVDYESETVEFRREYQERGAVDLAIEPALEDDVELLKFTPGMDPQFLDVLEGCEGVVIEGTGLGHVHTDLIPRIEELIEDGTTVAMTSQCLEGRVCDRVYDTGRDLLEAGVVEAGDTLPGTAKVKLMWALENAEDVEEAMGTSLAGEIQERSVPWE; from the coding sequence ATGAACCCAGGCGACCGCGTCCGCGTCGATCGCGCGGACCGCACGTACGAAGGCGTGTTGCTCCCCTCGAGCACGGACGACCACCTCGTCGTGAAACTCGAGGGCGGCTACAACGTCGGCGTCGACCGGGAGGGAGCCGACGTGTCGGTCCTCGCGGAGGACGTCTACGAGATCGACGGCACCGATTCGACGGGAACTGAGGAAACGGGCTCGGCGATCGAGTTCGACGACGACCTGCCGACGATCTCGTTGATCTCGACCGGCGGCACGATCGCGTCGACGGTCGACTACCGCACCGGCGCGGTGACGGCCCAGTTCGACGCCGAGGACGTCCTGCGCGCCGTTCCGGACCTCGCGGGCCGCGCGAACTACCGCGGTCGCGTCGTCGCCAACATCCTCTCGGAGAACATGGAGCCGCCCATCTGGCAGGACCTCGCCCACGCGGTCCACGAGGAGATCGCGGCCGGTGCCGACGGCGTCGTCGTCATGCACGGCACCGACACGATGCAGTACTCCGCCTCGGTGCTCTCCTTTATGCTCGAGACGCCGGTCCCGATCGTCTTCACCGGCTCCCAGCGCTCCGCGGATCGGCCGTCCTCGGACAACGTGATGAACGCCGTTTCGGCCGTCGAGGCCGCAAAGAGCGACTGTGCGGAGGTCATGGTCTGTATGCACGCCTCCGAATCCGACGACCGCTGTGCGCTCCACCGCGGGACGCGCGTCCGGAAGAACCACACCTCGCGCCGCGATGCGTTCGAAACCGTCGGGGCGGAACCGCTGGGAGAAGTCGACTACGAGAGCGAAACCGTCGAGTTCCGCCGGGAGTACCAGGAGCGTGGCGCGGTCGACCTCGCCATCGAACCCGCCCTCGAGGACGACGTCGAACTCCTGAAGTTCACGCCCGGGATGGATCCCCAGTTCCTCGACGTCCTCGAGGGGTGTGAGGGAGTCGTCATCGAAGGCACGGGCCTCGGCCACGTCCACACCGATCTGATCCCCCGCATCGAGGAGCTCATCGAGGACGGAACGACCGTCGCTATGACCAGCCAATGTCTCGAGGGCCGAGTCTGCGATCGGGTCTACGACACCGGTCGGGACCTGCTCGAGGCGGGGGTCGTCGAGGCCGGCGATACGCTGCCGGGGACGGCGAAAGTGAAGTTGATGTGGGCCCTCGAGAACGCCGAGGACGTCGAAGAGGCGATGGGGACCTCGCTGGCTGGCGAGATTCAGGAGCGATCGGTACCCTGGGAGTAA
- a CDS encoding ubiquitin-like small modifier protein 1 — MPTEWKLFADLAERAGDKHVTVDATAGDTVGDAFESLLAAAPELEGRVLDDDGDLRSQINVLRNGTNVLVEEEGLETELEEGDELALFPPVSGG, encoded by the coding sequence ATGCCTACGGAGTGGAAGCTGTTCGCCGACCTCGCCGAACGCGCCGGTGACAAACACGTGACCGTCGACGCCACGGCCGGCGACACCGTCGGGGACGCCTTCGAATCGCTGCTCGCGGCGGCCCCCGAACTCGAGGGGCGCGTGCTCGACGACGACGGCGACCTGCGATCGCAGATCAACGTGCTTCGCAACGGAACCAACGTCCTGGTCGAAGAGGAGGGGCTCGAAACGGAACTCGAGGAGGGCGACGAACTGGCGCTGTTCCCGCCGGTCAGTGGCGGCTGA
- the mfnA gene encoding tyrosine decarboxylase MfnA has translation MQVEPQAFDRVLSSMCTDPHPAARDAAERFLATNPGDPGTYPNVAALEDDAVALLSEIAGLEEPAGYITSGGTEANIQAIRIARERAASRTPNVVMPESGHFSFQKAADLLGVELRIVPTDDRHRADLEAVRASVDDDTAAVVGVAGTTEYGRVDPIPELGEIAQSVDAALHVDASWGGFVLPFTDYEWHFDHAAVDTMAIDPHKMGQAAVPAGGLLVRSPDLLDELAVDTPYLESTSQATLTGTRSGAGVASAVAAMEELWPGGYRRQYVRSQNNAEWLADALEKRGYDVADPTLPLVASDVPRSTFDALRAKGWRISRTATGELRVVCMPHVTREMLASFIGDLDRLEVRASVPVVSDD, from the coding sequence ATGCAAGTCGAGCCGCAGGCGTTCGACCGGGTTCTCTCGTCGATGTGTACGGATCCTCACCCGGCGGCGCGCGACGCGGCCGAACGGTTTCTCGCGACCAACCCCGGTGATCCGGGTACCTACCCGAACGTCGCAGCCCTCGAGGACGACGCCGTCGCGTTGCTGAGCGAGATCGCAGGGCTCGAGGAGCCGGCGGGCTACATCACCAGCGGCGGAACGGAAGCGAACATTCAGGCGATCCGGATCGCCCGCGAACGAGCGGCGAGCCGGACGCCCAACGTCGTCATGCCCGAATCGGGCCACTTCAGCTTCCAGAAGGCCGCCGACCTGCTCGGCGTCGAACTGCGAATCGTCCCGACCGACGACCGCCATCGGGCCGACCTCGAGGCCGTCCGGGCCTCCGTCGACGACGACACCGCCGCGGTGGTCGGCGTCGCCGGAACGACCGAGTACGGCCGCGTCGATCCGATTCCCGAACTCGGCGAGATCGCACAGTCGGTCGACGCCGCCCTCCACGTCGACGCCTCGTGGGGTGGGTTCGTCCTCCCCTTTACCGACTACGAGTGGCACTTCGACCACGCCGCGGTCGATACGATGGCGATCGACCCCCACAAGATGGGCCAGGCCGCCGTTCCCGCGGGCGGACTGCTCGTCCGCTCGCCGGACCTGCTCGACGAACTCGCCGTCGACACGCCCTACCTCGAGTCGACCTCGCAGGCGACGCTGACGGGAACCCGTTCGGGTGCTGGGGTCGCAAGCGCCGTCGCCGCGATGGAAGAGCTGTGGCCCGGCGGCTATCGCCGCCAGTACGTCCGCTCACAGAACAACGCCGAGTGGCTCGCCGACGCCCTCGAGAAGCGGGGCTACGACGTCGCCGACCCGACGCTGCCGCTGGTCGCGTCCGACGTGCCGCGATCGACGTTCGACGCGCTGCGAGCCAAGGGCTGGCGGATTTCGCGGACCGCCACGGGGGAACTCCGGGTCGTCTGTATGCCCCACGTCACCCGCGAGATGTTGGCGTCCTTCATCGGGGATCTGGATCGACTCGAGGTGCGCGCGAGCGTGCCGGTCGTCAGCGACGATTGA
- a CDS encoding NOG1 family protein, with the protein MIFEDLPTTPTSEELIDKAFSRAARAGKAKGGLEAQQSMLQTAANIISDNLENVVTAWPDFEYEDDVHPFYYELADAIVDVDRLRQALSEVMWASRKAREIHEEYQPRLRKTDVDTARKHRKQAFARLADIVEQVDDHLLYINESRNDLRDLPEINPDEPTIVVAGYPNVGKSSFVNDVTNARGETASYPFTTKGIGVGHFERDHIRYQIVDTPGLLDRPPADRNEIESQAVSAIEHLADCMLVMVDPTGECGYPIGPQLELRDSIAAQFDAVPVYTIANKSDRFEEDLDEAVAADYTMSVETGANVETVLDAAVEAIGYEPELPFDG; encoded by the coding sequence ATGATTTTCGAAGACCTTCCGACGACGCCCACGTCGGAAGAGCTGATCGACAAGGCGTTTTCGCGGGCAGCGCGGGCCGGCAAGGCCAAAGGCGGCCTCGAGGCCCAGCAGTCGATGCTCCAGACGGCGGCCAACATCATCTCCGACAACCTCGAGAACGTGGTCACGGCGTGGCCGGACTTCGAGTACGAGGACGACGTCCATCCGTTCTACTACGAGCTGGCGGACGCGATCGTCGACGTCGACCGGCTCCGACAGGCGCTGTCGGAAGTCATGTGGGCCAGCCGGAAGGCCCGCGAGATCCACGAGGAGTACCAGCCCCGCCTCCGGAAGACCGACGTGGACACCGCGCGCAAGCACCGCAAGCAGGCCTTCGCCCGACTGGCCGACATCGTCGAGCAGGTCGACGACCACCTGCTGTACATCAACGAGTCGCGCAACGATCTACGCGACCTGCCCGAGATCAACCCCGACGAGCCGACGATCGTCGTCGCCGGCTACCCCAACGTCGGCAAGTCCTCGTTCGTCAACGACGTCACCAACGCGCGCGGCGAGACCGCCTCCTATCCCTTCACGACGAAGGGGATCGGCGTCGGCCACTTCGAACGAGACCACATCCGCTACCAGATCGTCGACACCCCCGGCCTGCTCGATCGCCCGCCGGCGGACCGAAACGAGATCGAATCCCAGGCCGTCAGTGCCATCGAGCACCTCGCCGACTGCATGCTCGTGATGGTCGATCCCACCGGCGAATGCGGGTATCCGATCGGCCCCCAACTCGAGCTCCGGGACTCGATCGCGGCCCAGTTCGACGCCGTTCCCGTGTACACGATCGCGAACAAGTCCGACCGCTTCGAGGAGGACCTCGACGAGGCCGTCGCGGCCGACTACACCATGAGCGTCGAAACCGGCGCGAACGTCGAGACGGTACTCGATGCCGCCGTCGAGGCGATCGGATACGAGCCCGAATTGCCGTTCGACGGCTAA
- a CDS encoding potassium transporter TrkA, translating to MQSLPVDLLIEVLLGLYLGLLTGIVPAFVAGSLGFLVRYFTGVTLPGFGVVVLALSIASVQGGLLGLVEPTIAQSPRLLVAVLVVLMLALYAHNQGDKLGAELPRRLSFTRLRQRTLSADVVELVGSVGQVTVRPTGEIRNMEGYPPLSATLRQTLKSGSWRLPADLPLSELESRLEERLRTDHDLADVDVAIDEQGRATITAAPPSGSLSRRVAAGQRAVSIATLVPTGLGRGDEVTVRTGERSIAGTVVSARTDIDDEHARAPVPDDPPAELATDGGADVESEIHTAKPTAATAGGPGRVTVSVARRDVKAVLEADSPRLVVRSRGTSREFEAFALVKREGYAVRRITVGTSDAADESADLEDPPSTGTVSVLAVRRQGSETGGRSNGWVFGPGIERRLEPDDEAFLAGPDDAIEAFAEAIAR from the coding sequence ATGCAATCGCTTCCGGTCGACTTGCTGATCGAGGTGCTTCTCGGCCTCTATCTCGGTTTGCTAACCGGGATCGTCCCGGCGTTCGTGGCCGGCTCGCTGGGATTTCTCGTGCGGTATTTCACCGGCGTCACGCTGCCCGGGTTCGGTGTCGTCGTCCTCGCGCTGTCGATTGCCAGCGTCCAGGGCGGATTGCTCGGCCTCGTCGAACCCACGATCGCCCAGTCGCCGCGGCTGCTGGTCGCCGTCCTGGTCGTCCTCATGCTCGCGCTCTATGCCCACAACCAGGGCGACAAACTCGGGGCCGAACTCCCCCGCCGACTCTCCTTTACCCGCCTCCGACAGCGAACCCTCTCCGCCGACGTCGTCGAACTCGTCGGGTCGGTCGGTCAGGTCACCGTCCGCCCGACCGGCGAAATCCGGAACATGGAGGGCTACCCCCCGCTCTCGGCCACCCTCCGACAGACCCTCAAGAGCGGCTCCTGGCGGCTCCCCGCCGATCTCCCGCTCTCGGAACTCGAGTCCCGCCTCGAGGAGCGACTGCGAACGGACCACGACCTCGCCGACGTCGACGTCGCGATCGACGAACAGGGGCGGGCGACGATCACGGCCGCACCGCCCTCCGGCAGCCTCTCGAGGCGGGTCGCGGCGGGCCAGCGGGCGGTCTCGATCGCCACGCTCGTCCCGACCGGCCTCGGTCGCGGCGACGAGGTTACCGTTCGCACCGGCGAGCGCTCGATCGCCGGGACGGTGGTGAGTGCGCGGACCGATATCGACGACGAACACGCTCGGGCTCCCGTTCCCGACGATCCGCCAGCGGAGTTGGCCACCGATGGCGGTGCCGACGTCGAATCCGAGATCCACACGGCGAAACCGACCGCAGCGACGGCCGGCGGCCCGGGGCGAGTCACGGTCTCCGTCGCCCGGCGGGACGTGAAAGCCGTCCTCGAGGCCGACTCGCCGCGACTCGTCGTACGCTCTCGTGGCACGAGCCGCGAGTTCGAAGCGTTCGCGCTGGTCAAACGCGAGGGATACGCCGTTCGCCGGATTACCGTCGGAACGAGCGACGCAGCCGACGAGAGCGCCGACCTCGAGGATCCCCCATCGACGGGGACCGTGAGCGTCCTCGCGGTGCGACGGCAGGGCAGCGAAACGGGCGGCCGAAGTAACGGCTGGGTGTTCGGACCCGGCATCGAACGACGACTCGAGCCCGACGACGAGGCGTTCCTCGCGGGGCCGGACGACGCGATCGAGGCGTTTGCGGAGGCGATCGCGCGATGA
- a CDS encoding TrkA C-terminal domain-containing protein, with protein MINPVVAQLVSTETLVEAIVRILGFALLAAGVGASVAFVYRWYSADEIPEGIAVLCGVALVAIWLNTQTALSQAIIGNTGLTEPATAIYTVAAFVASAIAADAGRRLGDYLALDVFMVATPRTLTEVTQLVRAAGRVVTVELPDEIGDIDGYDTVDESVKAELVGETFLFPRRLSVEELRERLIARLERDFGIGHVDVDLAADGTVEYLAVGSRPAGIGPTLAPGTVAVALAGDPAADASPGDAVRIWARDAPDGTARRIAGGELRATAADTVTVAIDAEDARDLEPERTYRLVTLPGSPDAERELVSLLRAADETVTTVSIEADDSLVGISIDSLPVLVLALERETEGGTGDEHLPLPAGDVRLAAGDTAYVLGRPEALRRVTERTLVGPTERSGDSDRDAEPASMRERERTRER; from the coding sequence GTGATCAACCCCGTCGTGGCACAGCTGGTTTCGACCGAGACGCTGGTCGAAGCGATCGTTCGAATCCTCGGCTTTGCCCTGCTCGCCGCCGGCGTGGGAGCCAGCGTGGCGTTCGTCTACCGGTGGTACAGCGCCGACGAGATCCCCGAGGGCATCGCGGTCCTGTGTGGCGTCGCGCTCGTCGCGATCTGGTTGAACACCCAGACTGCGTTGTCTCAGGCGATTATCGGTAACACGGGGCTGACCGAACCGGCCACCGCCATCTACACCGTCGCCGCGTTCGTCGCCAGCGCGATCGCCGCCGACGCGGGTCGACGGCTGGGCGATTACCTCGCGCTGGACGTGTTCATGGTCGCGACCCCACGGACGCTCACCGAGGTCACGCAGCTGGTTCGGGCAGCCGGTCGCGTCGTCACCGTCGAACTGCCCGATGAAATCGGCGACATCGACGGCTACGACACCGTCGACGAATCGGTGAAAGCGGAGCTCGTGGGCGAGACGTTCCTCTTCCCCCGGCGACTCTCGGTCGAGGAGTTACGCGAGCGATTGATCGCCCGCCTCGAGCGCGATTTCGGGATCGGACACGTCGACGTCGACCTCGCGGCGGACGGAACGGTCGAGTATCTCGCGGTCGGGAGCCGACCGGCGGGGATCGGTCCGACGCTCGCACCGGGGACCGTCGCCGTCGCGCTAGCGGGCGATCCCGCGGCCGACGCCAGCCCGGGCGATGCGGTCCGAATCTGGGCTCGCGACGCCCCCGACGGAACCGCTCGACGGATCGCCGGCGGCGAACTGCGCGCGACAGCCGCCGACACCGTGACGGTCGCCATCGACGCCGAGGACGCCCGCGACCTCGAGCCGGAGCGGACGTACCGGCTCGTGACGCTGCCGGGGAGTCCCGACGCCGAACGGGAACTCGTCTCCCTGCTCCGGGCGGCCGACGAGACGGTCACGACCGTCTCGATCGAGGCCGACGATTCGCTCGTCGGGATATCGATCGACTCGCTGCCGGTTTTGGTACTGGCCCTCGAGCGCGAGACGGAGGGCGGTACTGGCGACGAACACCTGCCGTTGCCGGCGGGCGACGTTCGACTCGCTGCCGGCGACACCGCCTACGTCCTCGGTCGGCCGGAGGCCCTCCGGCGGGTGACGGAGCGAACGCTGGTCGGACCGACGGAACGAAGCGGGGATTCGGACCGCGACGCGGAGCCCGCGTCAATGCGGGAGCGCGAACGGACACGGGAGCGGTAG